In Thermococcus gorgonarius, the genomic window CGACATCTGGAAGCTCCCTGACAGTCAGTACCTGGTCGATCCTGATTTCCTGGTTGTCGACCCAAAAACTGGAAAAGGAGCAAAGATTGCTTTTGTAGTTCTTGACGACGGAGAAACTGTAAGCGTCGTCTACGACGATATAAGTTGATATTAGTGCACGCTAAAATTCCCCACATAAAATAAGTTTTTAGCTGTATTTTCTCCGGAAAAGTTATATAACGCTGACTCCTTAAAGAACTAATGGGTGGTACTGTGAATACAAGTTCTCCAGAGCGGATAAAACTACACTCTCAGGTTATAAATGTCGCTCAGGAGATCCCTGATCCCTACGTGCGGGCTGTAACCCTTGCTAGAATTGGCCACAGGCTTTATCTTGCTGGTGACGCCAACTACGGGAAGGCTTTTTCCCTTGCTCTCTCTGCCATCAATGATATTGATAATCCATTCATGGTTCTGAAGGCCATGGTGGACATTTCCAAGTATTTTCACCTTTCTGGAATGGAAGAGAAGGCAAAGGATTTACTTAGAAGCGCCTATGAGGGTTCTCTTCTTTTAAAAGGTCCTGCAAGAGACGTGGTCCTTTTGGATATAGCAAGGGGTGCTCTGGCTATCGGAATGCCCGATGAAGCTCTTCTTTACTCAACTGACATTCAAGACATCCAAAGGCGGGACCTTATTATGGCGGAAGTCGTTCAGTTTTATATCAAAAGGGGTGATCTGAGAAGGGCGTCATCCCTCTTAGATGGGGTGTCTTCGGAGGAGGTAAAGTCGAGGATTTCCTTTGAGCTTCTTAATGCTTACCTTAGAAGGGGGGAATTTGCAAGTGCCCTGAGAATTCTTCCCAAAATAGAGGTTTATTACTGGGTGGACTCTTCTATTGAGGAGATCGCTAAAAGGATCAGTGAAGAAGATGCTTTCGAGGATGTTTACTGGAAGTTTGTTGAGGCCATAACGGAGCTCTCCATGACCTCGGGGAAGGATTATTTGACAACGTTTCTAATCGGGCTCTCCCGTGGGGGGAAGGCAAGGTTTGTAGCCAAGGTTTTGAACTCTCTGGCCGATTTTCCACGGGCTGAGGCTGTAAAGAGGATTGCCATGGCCCTTATCTCCAGTCCTAGAAATCTTGAAGAGTTCATCCGTGAGCTATCTCTTCCACCCGAGGAGTTTGATCCCCTTGCACGTGCGGTAATGGATGAGCTGTTGAAGGGACCGGTATCACCCGCTTACCGGGAGGTTGCTCTGATTATAGGGCGGAGAACTGAGGACATGGCTGTCCTCGTTAAAGTTTCCACTTATCTTTCAAAGATTGGCTATCCCGAAGAGGCCAGAACTTTTGCAGAACAGATCATCGACCCATATTTAAGATCCCTGGCGTTTGGTGCCATAGCGCTCGCCCATCTCAAGAGGGGAGACATCGATAGCGCCATTGAAGCGGCTGCCGAAGTTCGTGACAGGGACTGGGGGTCATGGTTGATGGGAGAAATACTCGTCAAGGTAGTTGAAAGCTCTATAGGAGAGAACGCTGAGGAAGAGTTAAGCGAGAGGGCTCGGAAGCATAAAAAGTGGAGAGAAGATATTGGCCCCTAAACCTTTTTAATGAATTCGGGCTGATTGTTTTAGGTGGTGTGCATGCCGAGGATAGCGATAATAGGTGGTTCTGGAGTTTACGACCCTTCTTTGCTCTCTAACATCCGGGAGCAGGTCGTTGAAACGCCCTACGGTAGGGTTAAGCTGAAAATTGGTGAGTACGAAGGCGAAGAAATAGCCTTCCTCCCAAGACACGGCGAAAAACACAGTGTTCCGCCGCATAAGATAAACTACCACGCCAACATATGGGCCCTTTATGAGCTCGGCGTTGAGAGGATTCTTGCCACCTCAGCTGTTGGTTCCCTGAACTTGGATATGAAACCAGGAGATTTTGTAATACTCGACCAGCTGATGGACTTCACCAAAACGAGGCACTACACCTTTTACGACGGAGAGGACAGCCCTCACGATAGGAAATTCGTCGCCCACATAGACTTTACGGAGCCATACTGTCCGGAACTCAGAAAGGCTCTGATGAGTGCGGCTAAGGAACTGGGTCTCAATT contains:
- the mtnP gene encoding S-methyl-5'-thioadenosine phosphorylase, giving the protein MPRIAIIGGSGVYDPSLLSNIREQVVETPYGRVKLKIGEYEGEEIAFLPRHGEKHSVPPHKINYHANIWALYELGVERILATSAVGSLNLDMKPGDFVILDQLMDFTKTRHYTFYDGEDSPHDRKFVAHIDFTEPYCPELRKALMSAAKELGLNYHPTGTYACMEGPRFETRAEIRALKILGADVVGMTQCPEAVLARELEMCYASVAVVTNYAAGISREKLTHTEVVELMEKKGNELKLLLMSAIRYIPKERRCPCKDALKGATGE